In Halorussus limi, a genomic segment contains:
- a CDS encoding O-acetylhomoserine aminocarboxypropyltransferase/cysteine synthase family protein produces MTDDDTPDRGVHTDSVHAGQTPDSATGSRAPPIYQTTSYVFDDAEHAASLFALEEPGNIYSRLTNPTNATLEERLATLEGGVAGLATASGMAALDLATFVLADEGDNVVTASSLYGGTYTYFTHTAPRRGVEATFVDTLDYEAYDEAIDEDTAYVHLETVGNPALVTPDIERIADIAHDHDVPLFVDNTFATPYLCNPIDHGADLVWHSTTKWIHGSGSTVGGVLVDGGTFPWEEGDYPEITAENPAYHGVNFRERFGDAAFAYAARARGLRDLGNQQSPFDAWVTLQKLESMPLRVERHSENALEVAEYLDDHDDVAWVNYPGLESHETHENASEYLDGGYGGMITFGLEGGYEAGRAVTEETELASLLANVGDAKTLIIHPASTTHQQLTEEEQLASGTTPDLVRLSVGIEDVDDILADLEQAIETVS; encoded by the coding sequence ATGACAGACGACGACACCCCCGACCGCGGCGTCCACACCGACAGCGTCCACGCGGGCCAGACGCCCGACTCCGCGACCGGGTCGCGCGCACCGCCGATTTACCAGACCACCTCCTACGTCTTCGACGACGCCGAACACGCCGCCTCGCTGTTCGCGCTCGAAGAACCGGGCAACATCTACAGCAGACTGACCAACCCGACGAACGCCACGCTCGAAGAGCGACTCGCCACGCTCGAAGGCGGCGTCGCGGGACTCGCCACCGCCAGCGGGATGGCGGCGCTCGACCTCGCGACCTTCGTGCTGGCCGACGAGGGCGACAACGTCGTCACCGCCTCCTCGCTGTACGGCGGCACCTACACCTACTTCACCCACACCGCGCCGCGGCGCGGCGTCGAAGCGACGTTCGTGGACACGCTCGACTACGAGGCCTACGACGAGGCCATCGACGAGGACACCGCGTACGTCCACCTCGAAACGGTCGGCAACCCCGCGCTGGTCACGCCCGACATCGAGCGCATCGCCGACATCGCCCACGACCACGACGTGCCGCTGTTCGTGGACAACACGTTCGCCACGCCCTACCTCTGCAACCCCATCGACCACGGCGCGGACCTCGTCTGGCACTCCACGACCAAGTGGATTCACGGGAGCGGTTCGACCGTCGGCGGCGTACTCGTCGACGGGGGCACGTTCCCGTGGGAGGAGGGCGACTACCCCGAAATCACCGCGGAGAACCCGGCCTACCACGGCGTCAACTTCCGCGAGCGGTTCGGCGACGCCGCCTTCGCCTACGCCGCCCGCGCCCGGGGCCTCCGGGACCTCGGCAACCAGCAGTCGCCCTTCGACGCGTGGGTCACGCTCCAGAAGTTGGAGTCGATGCCGCTCCGGGTCGAGCGCCACTCCGAGAACGCGCTGGAAGTCGCCGAGTACCTCGACGACCACGACGACGTGGCGTGGGTCAACTACCCCGGACTGGAGAGCCACGAGACCCACGAGAACGCCAGCGAGTACCTCGACGGCGGCTACGGCGGGATGATAACGTTCGGACTGGAAGGCGGTTACGAGGCCGGGCGCGCCGTCACCGAGGAGACCGAACTCGCCAGTCTGCTCGCCAACGTCGGCGACGCCAAGACGCTCATCATCCACCCGGCCAGCACGACCCACCAGCAACTCACCGAAGAAGAGCAGTTGGCCAGCGGGACGACGCCGGACTTGGTTCGGCTCTCGGTGGGCATCGAGGACGTAGACGATATTCTCGCCGACTTGGAGCAGGCCATCGAGACCGTGAGTTAG
- the mutL gene encoding DNA mismatch repair endonuclease MutL has translation MSDRITQLDDATIRQIAAGEVVERPASVVKELVENSLDADADRIDVTVEEGGTDRIAVSDDGIGMSEADLRAAVREHTTSKIEDADDLEAGVTTLGFRGEALHTIGAVSRVTITSKPRGGERGTELRLEDGEVESVGPAGCPEGTTVEVADLFYNTPARRKYLKTTTTEFSHVNTVVTRYALANPDVAVSLTHDGREVFATTGRGDLQSALLSVYGREVATSMIAVDGTDADRGVEISGYVSDPETTRSTREYVSTYVNGRYVSSPVVREAVLSAYGGQLSAERYPFAVLFLDVAPDEVDVNVHPRKMEVRWGDESAVKETVETAVEDALLDHGLVRSSAPRGRSAPDEARVEPERDDGGATERRTGPETGSDRENNTGVEQAELTPEADDGEREQSTLDASDAAGATSETAEADPETAGTDAGSPETGERSSTASERTSSTPSERESGEAKPRASDASDGATVGRDTSSSAPERESRETKAAPESSLSADSGATRKFSAPTESETLSGETTDAPEFETLPRMRVLGQLHDTYVVAETPEGLVLVDQHAADERVNYERLQAEFADDATTQMLAQPVELELTAGEAAVFEEYREALSRLGFRAERSEQRSADGTSSEGRSPSNHSSGQSPREDGETASRAESGDESDGGGRRTVVVRTAPTVLDETLDPSLLRDALGEFVSTDPDDRGDTVESVADDLLADLACYPSITGNTSLREGSVVELLSALDDCQNPYACPHGRPVIIEFGEEEIEDRFERDYPGHAGRRGE, from the coding sequence GTGAGCGACCGAATCACCCAGTTGGACGACGCCACCATCCGCCAGATAGCCGCGGGCGAAGTCGTCGAGCGACCCGCCTCGGTCGTCAAGGAACTCGTCGAGAACAGTCTCGACGCCGACGCCGACCGCATCGACGTGACTGTCGAGGAGGGCGGCACGGATCGAATCGCGGTCAGCGACGACGGCATCGGCATGAGCGAGGCCGACCTCCGGGCCGCGGTCCGAGAACACACCACGAGCAAAATCGAGGACGCCGACGACCTCGAAGCGGGCGTGACGACGCTCGGCTTCCGGGGTGAGGCGCTCCACACCATCGGCGCAGTCTCGCGGGTGACCATCACCTCGAAACCGCGAGGCGGCGAGCGAGGCACCGAACTCCGACTGGAGGACGGCGAGGTCGAGTCGGTCGGTCCCGCGGGGTGCCCCGAGGGGACCACCGTCGAAGTCGCGGACCTGTTCTACAACACCCCCGCGCGCCGGAAGTACCTCAAGACGACGACCACCGAGTTCTCGCACGTCAACACGGTCGTCACGCGCTACGCGCTGGCCAACCCCGACGTGGCGGTGTCGCTGACCCACGACGGCCGCGAGGTGTTCGCCACGACCGGCCGGGGCGACCTCCAGTCGGCGCTCCTCTCGGTCTACGGCCGGGAGGTCGCCACGTCGATGATAGCGGTCGACGGGACCGACGCCGACCGCGGCGTCGAGATTTCGGGCTACGTCAGCGACCCCGAGACCACCCGAAGCACCCGCGAGTACGTGTCCACCTACGTCAACGGCCGGTACGTGAGTTCGCCGGTCGTCCGCGAGGCGGTCCTCTCGGCCTACGGCGGCCAACTCTCGGCCGAGCGCTACCCCTTCGCAGTCCTGTTCCTCGACGTGGCTCCTGACGAAGTAGACGTCAACGTCCACCCCAGAAAGATGGAGGTCAGGTGGGGCGACGAGAGCGCCGTGAAGGAGACGGTCGAGACCGCGGTCGAGGACGCTCTGCTCGACCACGGACTCGTCCGCTCGTCTGCCCCCCGAGGCCGGAGCGCGCCCGACGAGGCCCGCGTCGAACCCGAGCGTGACGACGGCGGCGCGACCGAGCGCCGGACCGGCCCCGAGACGGGGAGCGACCGAGAGAACAACACCGGAGTCGAGCAGGCCGAACTGACCCCGGAGGCCGACGATGGAGAGCGCGAACAATCGACGCTCGACGCCTCCGACGCCGCGGGGGCCACGTCCGAAACCGCCGAGGCGGACCCGGAGACCGCCGGAACCGACGCGGGGTCGCCGGAGACCGGAGAACGCAGTTCGACCGCCAGCGAGCGGACGAGTTCGACCCCGAGCGAGCGCGAGAGCGGGGAGGCGAAACCACGGGCGAGCGACGCGAGCGACGGGGCGACAGTCGGACGTGACACGAGTTCGTCCGCACCCGAACGCGAGTCTCGGGAGACGAAGGCGGCGCCCGAGAGTTCGCTGTCCGCCGACTCGGGGGCCACGCGCAAGTTCTCGGCCCCCACGGAGTCCGAGACGCTCTCGGGCGAGACGACCGACGCCCCCGAGTTCGAGACCCTGCCCCGGATGCGGGTTCTGGGCCAACTCCACGACACCTACGTGGTGGCCGAGACGCCCGAGGGACTGGTGCTGGTGGACCAGCACGCCGCCGACGAGCGAGTCAACTACGAGCGACTGCAGGCGGAGTTCGCCGACGACGCGACCACCCAGATGCTCGCCCAACCCGTCGAGTTAGAACTCACCGCGGGCGAGGCCGCAGTGTTCGAGGAGTACCGCGAGGCGCTTTCGCGACTCGGCTTCCGGGCAGAGCGCTCGGAGCAACGCTCCGCGGACGGAACGAGTAGCGAGGGACGGAGTCCCTCGAACCATTCGAGCGGGCAGAGCCCGCGAGAAGACGGTGAAACCGCGAGTCGCGCGGAGAGCGGCGACGAGTCCGACGGCGGAGGCCGGCGCACCGTCGTCGTCCGGACAGCGCCGACCGTGTTAGACGAGACGCTGGACCCCTCGCTCCTCCGAGACGCGCTCGGCGAGTTCGTCTCGACCGACCCCGACGACCGGGGCGACACGGTGGAGTCGGTCGCAGACGACCTGCTGGCGGACCTCGCGTGCTACCCCTCGATTACGGGCAACACGTCGCTCCGTGAGGGGTCGGTCGTGGAACTCCTCTCGGCGCTGGACGACTGCCAGAACCCCTACGCCTGCCCGCACGGTCGCCCGGTGATTATCGAGTTCGGCGAGGAGGAGATAGAGGACCGGTTCGAGCGCGACTACCCCGGTCACGCCGGGCGACGCGGGGAGTAG
- a CDS encoding NAD-dependent deacylase, with product MDRIRAAARDLRDADAAVALTGAGVSAPSGVPPFRGEDGIWNEYDPDALDVWRFRREPGAFWADWLDLRADLLDADPEPNPAHEALADLSAAGRLDALVTQNIDGLHRDAGSEEVVELHGNARRAVCRNCGWTTSADDAVARAESGDLPPRCDACDGALKPDAVLFGEQLPRDALVRARELAADSEAFLVAGSSLTVEPAASLPARAAESGATLIVVNLDETPLDARADYVFRGDVTEVLPALREAVGE from the coding sequence ATGGACCGAATCCGGGCCGCCGCCCGCGACCTCCGGGACGCCGACGCCGCGGTCGCGCTGACCGGCGCGGGCGTGAGCGCGCCCTCCGGCGTCCCGCCGTTCCGCGGCGAGGACGGAATCTGGAACGAGTACGACCCCGACGCCCTCGACGTGTGGCGCTTCCGCAGGGAACCGGGCGCGTTCTGGGCCGACTGGTTGGACCTCCGCGCGGACCTGCTCGACGCCGACCCCGAACCGAACCCCGCCCACGAGGCGCTCGCCGACCTCTCGGCCGCGGGCCGCCTCGACGCCCTCGTCACCCAGAACATCGACGGTCTGCACCGGGACGCGGGGTCCGAGGAGGTCGTCGAACTCCACGGCAACGCTCGGCGCGCCGTCTGCCGGAACTGCGGGTGGACCACCTCGGCGGACGACGCCGTCGCGCGGGCGGAGTCGGGCGACCTGCCGCCGCGGTGCGACGCCTGCGACGGCGCGCTCAAACCCGACGCGGTGCTGTTCGGCGAGCAACTGCCCCGAGACGCGCTGGTCCGCGCGCGGGAACTCGCCGCCGACAGCGAGGCGTTTCTCGTCGCCGGGTCGTCGCTCACGGTCGAACCCGCCGCGTCGCTGCCCGCGAGGGCGGCGGAGTCGGGGGCGACCCTGATTGTCGTCAATCTGGACGAGACGCCGCTGGACGCGCGGGCCGACTACGTCTTCCGCGGGGACGTGACCGAGGTGCTACCTGCGCTCCGCGAGGCGGTCGGCGAGTGA
- a CDS encoding universal stress protein: protein MYERVLVPTDGSDAAELAVEEALDVAEKFDAEVHTLYVVDTDAVEMSLGTEQVDRIRSGRFGEMDELEARAREATGYVTERGRDRGVAVEEHFRGGRPHAVIADFAEDYDVDLIAMGSHGRTGIRRMLLGSVTERVLRSTHRSVLVVDEREVES, encoded by the coding sequence ATGTACGAGCGCGTTCTCGTCCCCACGGACGGCAGCGACGCCGCGGAACTGGCGGTCGAAGAGGCGCTGGACGTCGCCGAGAAGTTCGACGCCGAAGTCCACACCCTCTACGTCGTGGACACCGACGCCGTCGAGATGAGCCTCGGCACCGAGCAGGTCGACCGCATCCGGTCGGGGCGCTTCGGCGAGATGGACGAACTGGAGGCCCGCGCCCGCGAGGCGACCGGGTACGTCACCGAACGCGGCCGCGACCGGGGCGTCGCCGTCGAGGAACACTTCCGAGGCGGCCGCCCGCACGCGGTCATCGCCGACTTCGCGGAGGACTACGACGTCGACCTGATAGCGATGGGAAGCCACGGCCGGACGGGCATCCGGCGGATGTTGCTGGGGAGCGTCACCGAGCGCGTCCTGCGCTCGACCCACCGGTCGGTGCTGGTCGTGGACGAACGGGAGGTCGAGTCGTGA